The Muricauda sp. SCSIO 65647 genome includes a region encoding these proteins:
- a CDS encoding NADPH-dependent FMN reductase, translating to MARILAFAGSNSSTSINYKLVKYTTSLVNGHEMNELNMANYPFPLFSVDLEKKEGYSNSLIELKNEIQKADGVILSVNEHNSYPSAYFKNLVDWLSRIERKFLVDTKVLLMSTSQGKRGGFGSLEVSKAMLSRFGGDILATFSLPSFNENFEAGKGIVDPNLKDEHERALMTFLSSF from the coding sequence ATGGCCCGAATTTTGGCGTTTGCAGGAAGTAATTCTTCCACATCCATCAACTATAAACTGGTAAAATACACCACTTCTTTGGTCAATGGTCATGAAATGAATGAATTGAACATGGCCAATTATCCATTTCCTTTGTTCAGTGTTGATCTTGAAAAAAAGGAAGGATATTCAAACTCGCTCATCGAGCTGAAGAACGAAATCCAAAAAGCCGATGGGGTTATCCTTTCGGTCAATGAGCATAACAGCTACCCTTCGGCATATTTCAAAAATCTGGTGGATTGGCTCTCTCGCATTGAGCGAAAATTTCTAGTAGATACCAAGGTATTGCTCATGTCGACCTCACAAGGAAAACGGGGCGGTTTTGGCTCCCTTGAAGTTTCAAAGGCCATGCTGTCGAGATTTGGCGGAGATATACTGGCCACCTTTTCACTCCCTTCGTTCAATGAAAATTTTGAAGCTGGTAAAGGCATTGTCGACCCCAATCTTAAAGACGAACACGAGAGGGCCCTTATGACCTTTCTTTCATCGTTCT
- a CDS encoding acyltransferase family protein: MTSSTRLYFIDTMRAWAILMMLQGHFIDGLLDPVLRNAESSAYTIWLYFRGITAPVFFTVSGFIFTFLLVRVPQVGWDNPRVKKGIRRGLQLLLIGYLLRLNLFGLFKGQLYDSFFLVDVLHCIGLSILAIIGVYLLGATRKKHLFPLLLLGLTLVLFLFEPLYKQWSFAFMPEALANYFTKANGSVFTIIPWLGYTAFGGFLSLLFTRYKENKYLYPIAIVTALIVGQLLIRYSSSAFMALHKSTGVELFKLIYSNNYLFIRLGDVVVVFAIFMLIRKFLTQKAFIKIGQNTLGIYVVHFIILYGSFTGLGLYKFFHHELTPTVAIVGALAFMVVCTALALWYDKHEASIKSRITNVVQTTKSQAIATYLIFLPLLRDLAYRAKGFFFRVFGIVRN, encoded by the coding sequence ATGACCAGTTCAACACGATTGTACTTTATTGACACCATGAGGGCTTGGGCCATCTTGATGATGCTTCAAGGACATTTCATCGATGGACTGCTAGACCCGGTTTTACGAAATGCTGAAAGTTCGGCCTACACTATTTGGCTCTACTTTAGGGGTATCACCGCCCCCGTGTTCTTCACGGTCTCTGGCTTCATCTTCACATTTTTATTGGTTCGTGTGCCCCAAGTGGGCTGGGATAATCCGCGGGTCAAAAAGGGTATTCGGCGGGGGCTGCAGCTGTTGCTCATCGGCTACCTGCTTAGATTGAATCTTTTCGGACTTTTTAAAGGGCAGTTGTATGACAGTTTCTTTTTGGTCGATGTACTGCACTGTATAGGCCTTTCCATTTTGGCCATCATCGGTGTCTACCTATTGGGGGCCACAAGAAAAAAACACCTCTTCCCGTTGCTCTTGCTAGGCCTGACACTTGTACTGTTCTTATTTGAACCGCTTTACAAGCAATGGTCGTTTGCCTTTATGCCCGAGGCATTGGCAAATTATTTCACAAAGGCCAATGGTTCGGTTTTCACCATTATTCCATGGTTGGGTTACACGGCCTTCGGTGGTTTTTTGTCCTTGCTCTTTACCCGGTATAAAGAAAACAAGTATTTATATCCTATAGCCATTGTAACCGCATTGATAGTGGGCCAGCTATTGATACGTTATTCATCGAGTGCCTTTATGGCCTTACATAAATCCACAGGGGTTGAGCTGTTCAAGCTTATTTACTCAAACAATTACCTCTTCATTCGATTGGGCGATGTAGTGGTGGTATTTGCCATTTTTATGCTCATTCGCAAATTTCTTACCCAAAAGGCCTTTATAAAGATCGGGCAAAACACCTTGGGCATTTATGTGGTGCACTTTATCATTCTATATGGCAGCTTTACGGGATTGGGCCTATATAAATTCTTTCACCATGAATTGACCCCTACGGTAGCTATTGTTGGGGCGCTGGCCTTTATGGTCGTCTGTACTGCATTGGCCTTATGGTATGACAAGCACGAAGCTTCTATCAAAAGTCGCATTACCAACGTTGTACAGACCACCAAATCACAGGCAATTGCTACCTATCTAATATTTTTGCCTCTTCTGAGAGACTTGGCCTATCGCGCCAAAGGGTTTTTTTTCAGGGTCTTTGGAATAGTGAGAAACTAA
- a CDS encoding YegP family protein: MGKFEVNTDKSGEFRFNLKAANGQVILSSEGYTTKSACENGMESVKKNSQDDARFERKEAKNGKHYFNLKASNGQVIGSSQMYADTSGMENGIESVKKNAPDAGVEDNT, translated from the coding sequence ATGGGAAAATTTGAAGTCAATACAGACAAATCCGGTGAGTTTAGATTTAATTTGAAAGCTGCCAACGGTCAGGTAATTTTGAGTAGCGAAGGCTACACTACCAAGTCAGCTTGTGAAAATGGAATGGAATCCGTTAAAAAGAACTCACAAGATGATGCCCGTTTTGAACGTAAAGAAGCCAAGAACGGTAAACACTATTTTAATCTCAAGGCCAGCAACGGACAGGTCATCGGAAGCAGTCAAATGTACGCCGATACCTCAGGTATGGAAAACGGTATTGAGTCTGTGAAGAAAAACGCCCCAGACGCGGGGGTGGAAGATAACACTTAG
- the lpdA gene encoding dihydrolipoyl dehydrogenase, with the protein MSQYDVAIIGSGPGGYVAAIRCAQLGMKTAIIEKYDTLGGTCLNVGCIPSKALLDSSHHYEDAVKHFEAHGIEIPGDVKVNLEKMIARKNAVVEQTTKGIDFLMDKNKIDVYHGLGSFKDATHIEIKKDKGKPETIEAKYSIIATGSKPATLPFIKIDKERIITSTEALSLKEIPKHMIVIGGGVIGLELGQVYKRLGSEVTVVEFMDRIIPGMDGALSKELMKVMKKQKVKFNLSHKVKSVERNGDEIVVKADNKKGEEVVFKGDYCLVSVGRRPYTNGLNADAAGVKLDDRGRVEVNGHLQTNVPNIYAIGDVVRGAMLAHKAEEEGTMVAELLAGQKPHIDYNLIPGVVYTWPEVAAVGKTEEELKEAGVEYKVGQFPMRALGRARASMDIDGFVKILADKNTDEVLGVHMIGARCADLITEAVTAMEFRASAEDMARMSHAHPTYAEAVKEAALAATDDRALHI; encoded by the coding sequence ATGTCACAATACGATGTAGCCATCATTGGCTCTGGACCTGGCGGTTACGTAGCGGCAATCCGTTGCGCACAGTTGGGAATGAAAACCGCGATCATTGAAAAGTACGATACCTTGGGCGGTACCTGCCTGAACGTGGGGTGTATTCCCTCGAAAGCCTTATTGGATTCTTCGCACCACTATGAAGATGCCGTAAAACACTTTGAAGCGCATGGTATTGAAATTCCCGGTGATGTCAAGGTCAATCTCGAAAAAATGATCGCCAGAAAAAATGCTGTGGTCGAGCAGACCACCAAGGGCATAGACTTTTTGATGGACAAAAATAAAATCGATGTGTACCACGGGCTTGGCAGTTTTAAAGATGCCACCCATATCGAAATCAAAAAAGATAAGGGCAAGCCCGAGACCATTGAAGCCAAGTACTCGATTATCGCCACAGGTTCAAAACCGGCCACATTGCCATTCATCAAAATTGACAAAGAGCGGATTATTACCTCTACCGAGGCCCTTTCACTCAAAGAGATTCCAAAGCATATGATCGTCATTGGCGGTGGTGTCATTGGCCTTGAATTGGGTCAGGTATATAAACGCCTGGGTTCAGAGGTGACCGTTGTCGAGTTTATGGATAGGATCATTCCTGGGATGGATGGAGCACTTTCCAAAGAGCTGATGAAAGTGATGAAAAAACAAAAGGTGAAGTTCAACCTTTCCCATAAAGTGAAATCAGTGGAAAGAAACGGTGATGAGATCGTTGTCAAAGCTGATAACAAAAAAGGGGAAGAAGTGGTTTTCAAGGGAGATTATTGTTTGGTTTCCGTAGGAAGACGCCCCTATACCAACGGGCTGAATGCTGATGCGGCAGGTGTCAAATTAGACGATAGGGGCAGGGTAGAGGTCAATGGACATTTACAGACCAACGTACCGAATATATACGCTATTGGCGATGTGGTCAGAGGGGCCATGTTGGCCCACAAAGCCGAAGAAGAAGGAACCATGGTCGCTGAGCTGTTGGCGGGCCAAAAGCCACATATTGACTATAACTTGATTCCCGGGGTCGTGTACACTTGGCCAGAAGTGGCCGCGGTAGGCAAAACCGAAGAAGAGTTAAAAGAGGCTGGTGTAGAGTATAAAGTGGGGCAGTTTCCTATGCGGGCTTTGGGCCGTGCCCGAGCCAGTATGGATATCGATGGTTTTGTCAAAATTTTGGCCGATAAGAACACCGATGAAGTCTTAGGGGTACATATGATCGGGGCTCGATGCGCAGATTTGATAACTGAAGCGGTAACGGCGATGGAGTTCAGGGCGTCTGCCGAAGATATGGCAAGAATGAGCCATGCACATCCTACCTATGCAGAGGCAGTGAAAGAAGCGGCTTTGGCCGCGACCGATGATAGGGCTTTGCACATTTGA
- a CDS encoding Lrp/AsnC family transcriptional regulator, with the protein MILDEIDLRLVRLLQEDAKKTTKQYADALELSNTAVYERIKRLERNGVISKYVALVDKKKVNRQFSVLCHVALDQHIKENVLHFEREIQKLEEVVECFHTSGSHDYILKIHVENMEAYREFMVNKLTAIPHIGSTQSAFVISEVKHTTAVHI; encoded by the coding sequence ATGATTTTGGATGAAATAGACTTAAGATTGGTGCGGCTACTGCAAGAAGATGCCAAAAAAACCACCAAACAATATGCTGATGCACTAGAGCTATCAAACACGGCTGTCTATGAACGCATCAAGCGATTGGAACGCAATGGGGTGATTTCAAAATATGTGGCCTTGGTCGATAAGAAGAAAGTCAATAGACAATTTTCGGTTTTATGCCATGTTGCCCTAGACCAACACATCAAAGAAAATGTACTGCATTTTGAAAGGGAAATCCAAAAATTGGAAGAGGTTGTCGAATGTTTTCATACGAGTGGCAGCCATGACTATATACTTAAGATTCATGTAGAGAATATGGAGGCATATCGAGAATTTATGGTCAATAAATTGACCGCCATCCCCCATATTGGCAGTACACAAAGCGCTTTCGTTATAAGTGAGGTCAAACACACGACCGCAGTGCACATTTAA
- a CDS encoding aminotransferase class I/II-fold pyridoxal phosphate-dependent enzyme: protein MDYKAASSIQDLQYFGEFGGVNPSISDSSTYTFLSAKTMFDTFEGNTEGCYLYSRHSSPSNLYLGEAMAALEGTETANVYASGMGAISAVIFQLCDSDDHIVSSRTIYGGTYAFMKNFLKKFDIGTSFVDITNLETVEKSITKKTKMIYCEAVSNPLLEVADIKALSKLAKKHGIPLVVDNTFSPLSISAARLGADIVVHSLTKFINGSSDCVAGAVCASKDFCLKLKDVNDGAGMLLGSTLDSLRAASILKNMRTLHIRIKKHSENALYLAQQFEKDGLRVVYPGLASHPGHEAVKKQMAHEYGFGGLLTIDVGTLEKANMLMESMQKENLGYLAVSLGFYKTLFSAPGTSTSSEIPEDEQTQMGLSEGLIRFSIGLDNNIERTYLAMRSCMEKLNILDSKMVSF from the coding sequence ATGGATTATAAAGCAGCTAGTTCTATTCAAGATTTACAGTATTTTGGGGAGTTCGGTGGTGTGAATCCTTCCATTTCTGACTCTTCTACCTATACTTTTCTATCGGCCAAGACCATGTTCGATACTTTTGAGGGCAATACTGAAGGCTGTTATCTCTACAGCCGGCATTCATCGCCATCAAATCTTTACCTCGGCGAGGCCATGGCCGCTCTAGAAGGAACCGAAACCGCCAATGTGTATGCCAGTGGCATGGGGGCCATCAGTGCGGTAATCTTTCAACTTTGCGACAGCGACGATCATATTGTGAGCAGCCGTACCATTTACGGTGGCACTTATGCCTTCATGAAAAACTTCTTGAAAAAGTTCGATATCGGAACTTCATTTGTCGACATAACCAATTTAGAGACCGTAGAAAAAAGCATCACCAAGAAGACCAAGATGATCTATTGCGAAGCGGTCAGCAATCCGCTTTTAGAAGTCGCCGATATCAAGGCCTTGTCAAAACTGGCCAAAAAACATGGTATTCCGTTGGTGGTCGACAATACCTTTTCGCCCTTGAGCATCAGTGCTGCACGACTGGGCGCCGATATAGTGGTGCATAGCCTCACCAAATTCATCAATGGTAGCAGTGATTGTGTTGCAGGGGCCGTTTGTGCCTCCAAAGATTTCTGCCTGAAATTGAAGGATGTCAATGACGGTGCAGGTATGCTCTTGGGCAGTACACTAGACAGTCTTCGGGCCGCATCCATCCTCAAAAACATGAGAACGCTGCACATTCGAATAAAAAAGCATAGTGAAAATGCCCTGTACCTTGCACAGCAGTTTGAAAAAGACGGACTAAGGGTGGTATATCCCGGTCTGGCATCACACCCCGGCCATGAGGCCGTGAAAAAACAAATGGCACATGAATATGGGTTCGGTGGACTGTTGACCATCGATGTGGGCACTCTTGAAAAGGCCAATATGCTGATGGAATCGATGCAAAAAGAAAACCTAGGTTATCTTGCGGTCAGTCTTGGCTTTTATAAGACCTTGTTCAGTGCCCCGGGCACTTCTACATCTTCAGAAATTCCCGAAGATGAGCAAACTCAAATGGGACTTTCTGAAGGGCTTATCCGTTTTTCCATAGGATTGGACAATAACATTGAGAGAACTTATCTCGCCATGCGCAGCTGTATGGAAAAACTGAACATTCTCGATTCAAAAATGGTTTCGTTTTAG
- the nhaC gene encoding Na+/H+ antiporter NhaC: protein MPNQKKKAKYRENEAIIENKELNIWEALIPVFALVGMLAYNVYVFGDDALSGSNQFILLLGGAVAAVVGFFNKVSYKQMLGEVAENVRSTTGALLILLMVGALSGTWLVSGIIPAMIYYGLQILNPTIFLGACVIICAIISIATGSSWTTAATVGIALVGIGEALGISLGMTAGAVLSGAYFGDKMSPLSDTTNLAPAMAGGELFSHIRYMAMTTIPTVSITLLVFIIIGFTLDTSGVADTDAILNTIGETFNINGWLFIVPLVVILMIVKKAPPLLALLIGTLLGGVFALIFQPDIVAKIGGGNILDFSTGYKGILNSITVSTAIETPDPALNELFSSGGMAGMLGTIWLIVCAMVFGGVMDGIGALERITKSLLNLAKTTFGLFASTVGSCLALNVTASDQYLALVVPGKMFSKAYEERGLAPENLSRTLEDSGTVTSVLVPWNTCGAYHSGVLGVAVGDYFFYAIFNWLSPFMTLFFAAAKIKIKQLATPIKA, encoded by the coding sequence ATGCCGAACCAAAAAAAGAAAGCCAAGTACAGGGAGAACGAAGCAATCATTGAAAATAAAGAACTGAACATTTGGGAAGCATTGATCCCAGTGTTTGCCCTTGTGGGCATGTTGGCTTACAACGTATATGTATTTGGAGACGATGCGCTGAGCGGATCTAACCAGTTCATTCTGCTATTGGGTGGTGCGGTTGCCGCCGTTGTCGGGTTTTTCAACAAAGTGTCATACAAACAAATGCTGGGCGAAGTGGCAGAAAATGTCAGATCGACCACAGGAGCCTTGTTGATTCTTTTAATGGTGGGGGCCCTTTCAGGCACATGGCTGGTCAGTGGCATCATACCTGCGATGATCTATTATGGGCTACAGATTCTGAACCCGACCATATTCTTAGGCGCCTGTGTCATTATTTGCGCCATTATCTCGATTGCCACTGGAAGTAGTTGGACCACGGCGGCCACTGTAGGTATTGCGCTGGTAGGCATTGGTGAGGCCTTGGGCATTTCGTTGGGCATGACGGCTGGAGCAGTATTGTCTGGGGCTTATTTTGGCGATAAGATGTCTCCCTTGAGCGACACCACCAACCTGGCCCCTGCAATGGCCGGCGGCGAACTCTTCTCACATATTCGGTATATGGCCATGACCACCATCCCTACCGTCTCGATTACGCTTTTGGTCTTTATTATCATCGGGTTTACCCTTGATACCTCGGGAGTGGCCGATACCGATGCCATTTTGAATACCATTGGTGAAACCTTCAACATCAACGGTTGGCTTTTCATAGTGCCCTTGGTGGTCATCTTGATGATCGTCAAAAAGGCCCCTCCCCTTTTGGCATTGTTGATCGGCACACTGTTGGGTGGGGTTTTTGCCCTTATTTTTCAGCCCGATATCGTGGCCAAGATCGGTGGTGGAAATATATTGGATTTCAGTACGGGCTACAAGGGTATACTCAATTCCATAACGGTGAGCACGGCCATCGAAACACCAGACCCCGCATTGAACGAGCTGTTTTCTTCTGGGGGAATGGCAGGCATGCTTGGCACCATATGGCTTATCGTCTGCGCCATGGTGTTTGGGGGCGTTATGGACGGTATCGGGGCTTTGGAGCGCATTACCAAATCGTTATTGAACCTGGCCAAGACCACATTTGGACTCTTTGCGAGCACGGTAGGAAGCTGCCTTGCACTAAATGTTACCGCATCAGATCAATATCTCGCTTTGGTCGTACCCGGTAAGATGTTTTCAAAAGCCTATGAAGAACGTGGCCTGGCCCCAGAGAACCTTAGCCGCACACTCGAAGATTCAGGAACCGTCACCTCTGTATTGGTACCTTGGAACACGTGTGGTGCCTATCATAGCGGCGTTTTGGGTGTGGCCGTGGGCGATTACTTCTTCTATGCGATATTCAATTGGCTGAGTCCGTTTATGACCCTCTTTTTCGCTGCGGCCAAAATAAAGATCAAACAATTGGCAACGCCCATAAAAGCATAA
- the tpx gene encoding thiol peroxidase: MATVTLKGNQINTLGNLPNIGAQAPDFVLTTNDLSSVSLADYKGHRLVLNVFPSVDTGTCAQSVRQFNEEAAELDNTIVLCISKDLPFAQARFCGAEGIENVEMLSDFRDGNFGKNYQVTFTDGPLKTLLSRSVVVLDENGKVLYTEQVAETVDEPNYKAALEALMDA; this comes from the coding sequence ATGGCAACAGTAACCTTAAAAGGAAATCAAATCAATACATTGGGCAATCTACCCAATATAGGTGCCCAAGCCCCTGATTTTGTATTGACCACAAACGACCTCTCTTCAGTTTCGCTAGCTGATTACAAAGGCCACAGATTGGTCTTGAATGTTTTTCCGAGTGTAGATACGGGCACTTGTGCCCAATCGGTCAGGCAGTTCAATGAAGAAGCTGCAGAACTTGACAATACCATAGTGCTCTGCATCTCTAAAGACCTGCCCTTTGCACAAGCCCGCTTTTGTGGGGCCGAGGGTATTGAAAACGTTGAAATGCTTTCAGATTTCAGGGATGGCAATTTCGGAAAAAACTATCAGGTAACGTTCACAGATGGCCCATTGAAGACTTTGCTCTCAAGATCGGTTGTCGTTCTTGATGAAAATGGCAAGGTGCTCTATACTGAACAAGTTGCTGAAACAGTTGATGAACCTAATTACAAAGCAGCTCTTGAAGCATTGATGGATGCCTAG
- a CDS encoding diacylglycerol kinase has protein sequence MPRESFFKNRWRSIGFAFKGLFLLIRTEASIKIQFFIALVMTALGFYLDISLTEWCLQFLAIGLVMGVEGLNTSVEKLADYVQPEYDTKIGLIKDISAGAVMVVSIAGAIVGLLIYLPKIF, from the coding sequence ATGCCTAGGGAATCGTTCTTCAAAAACCGTTGGCGAAGTATCGGTTTTGCCTTCAAGGGGTTGTTCTTGTTGATAAGAACCGAGGCCAGTATCAAAATCCAGTTTTTTATTGCTCTGGTGATGACCGCCTTAGGATTTTATCTTGATATTTCGCTTACGGAATGGTGCTTACAATTCTTGGCCATTGGCTTGGTAATGGGCGTTGAAGGGTTGAACACCTCAGTTGAAAAATTGGCTGATTACGTGCAGCCAGAGTACGATACGAAAATAGGTTTGATCAAAGACATTTCGGCAGGTGCCGTTATGGTTGTCTCCATAGCCGGTGCAATTGTAGGCTTACTGATCTACCTGCCCAAAATATTTTAA
- a CDS encoding DNA translocase FtsK, translating into MAKKRRKSKPTSSKKRFSLRLSKQNKVILGSLLIVLSIALFFSFISFYFTWQEDQSALSQFADRNAEAKNLLKKFGASVSHFFMYKGFGLAAFMFPVLLAITGLYLFLGLQGKRLISKWIWGLLSVIWVSTALGFFAIELPLLGGLVGFEMNDFLQDYIGRIGIFLLLLFILVVIMVRLFNFSPEDIGNYFREKRTLFKKESTPRAETVLASDGENSIELTMPEKEVEQKIDTYTHKKDIPPLNQEAGLDVNLPQEEEVDIDLDVQKVTIEKEESDIKAEKLVKDFGEFDPKLELGNYKFPPLDLLDDHGGSGGITINQEELEENKNRIVGTLKNYKIGIAQIKATIGPTVTLYEIVPEAGVRISRIKNLEDDIALSLAALGIRIIAPIPGKGTIGIEVPNKKATIVSMRSVIASKKFQNAEMQLPIAFGKTISNETFVVDLVKMPHLLMAGATGQGKSVGLNAVITSLLYKKHPAEVKFVLVDPKKVELTLYNKIERHFLAKLPDSEEAIITDNTKVINTLNSLCIEMDNRYELLKLAMVRNIKEYNVKFKSRKLNPNDGHKFLPYIVLIIDEFADLIMTAGKEVETPIARLAQLARATGIHLIIATQRPSVNVITGIIKANFPARIAFRVTSKIDSRTILDSHGADQLIGRGDMLFTQGNDVTRLQCAFVDTPEVAKITEYIGSQRAYPDAHLLPEYMGEDSGTGIDYDIADRDSMFREAAEVIVTAQQGSASLIQRKLKLGYNRAGRIIDQLEAAGIVGPFEGSKARQVLVPDIHSLDQLLQNETK; encoded by the coding sequence ATGGCAAAGAAGCGAAGAAAGTCCAAACCTACTTCGTCTAAAAAGCGTTTTTCGCTAAGGCTTTCCAAACAGAACAAGGTCATCTTGGGCAGTTTGTTGATCGTGCTCAGTATTGCCCTGTTCTTCTCTTTCATTTCGTTCTATTTCACTTGGCAAGAAGACCAAAGTGCCTTATCACAATTTGCCGATAGAAATGCAGAAGCCAAAAACCTTTTGAAAAAATTCGGGGCATCGGTCAGCCATTTTTTCATGTACAAAGGGTTTGGGTTGGCAGCATTTATGTTTCCCGTGCTATTGGCGATAACCGGTCTCTATCTCTTTCTGGGTTTGCAGGGAAAACGTTTGATCAGCAAATGGATATGGGGGCTACTCAGTGTTATCTGGGTTTCAACCGCACTTGGGTTCTTCGCTATTGAACTGCCTTTGCTCGGTGGTCTCGTCGGATTTGAAATGAACGATTTTCTTCAAGACTATATTGGAAGAATAGGCATATTTCTGTTGCTATTGTTCATACTTGTCGTTATCATGGTACGCCTTTTCAATTTTTCTCCTGAGGACATCGGCAATTATTTTAGGGAAAAACGAACGCTCTTTAAAAAAGAAAGTACCCCAAGGGCCGAAACCGTGCTGGCATCAGATGGAGAAAACTCGATTGAACTGACCATGCCAGAAAAAGAAGTTGAACAAAAAATAGATACCTATACCCATAAAAAAGACATCCCTCCCCTAAATCAAGAAGCAGGGTTAGATGTCAACCTGCCCCAAGAAGAAGAGGTCGATATCGATTTAGACGTTCAAAAAGTCACTATAGAAAAGGAAGAAAGTGACATCAAAGCCGAGAAATTGGTAAAAGATTTTGGTGAATTTGACCCCAAACTTGAACTGGGCAATTACAAGTTTCCTCCTCTCGATCTATTGGATGACCATGGCGGCAGTGGGGGTATTACCATTAACCAAGAAGAGCTTGAAGAGAACAAGAACCGTATTGTCGGAACGCTCAAAAATTATAAGATCGGCATTGCCCAGATCAAGGCGACCATAGGCCCGACGGTAACGTTATATGAAATTGTGCCAGAGGCCGGTGTGCGTATTTCCAGAATCAAGAACCTAGAAGATGATATCGCCCTTTCCCTGGCTGCCTTGGGCATTCGCATCATCGCGCCTATTCCCGGTAAGGGCACCATCGGTATCGAAGTGCCGAACAAAAAAGCCACTATAGTATCGATGCGTTCTGTAATCGCTTCCAAAAAATTCCAGAATGCAGAAATGCAACTGCCCATCGCATTCGGAAAGACAATAAGCAATGAAACGTTCGTGGTCGATTTGGTCAAAATGCCGCATTTATTGATGGCCGGGGCCACAGGCCAGGGTAAGTCCGTAGGGTTGAACGCAGTGATAACATCACTCCTTTACAAAAAACACCCCGCAGAGGTCAAATTTGTATTGGTCGACCCCAAGAAAGTCGAATTGACACTTTACAATAAAATTGAGCGCCATTTCTTGGCCAAATTGCCCGACTCTGAGGAAGCCATAATCACCGACAACACCAAGGTCATCAACACCCTGAACTCTTTGTGCATCGAGATGGACAACCGTTACGAACTGTTGAAATTGGCCATGGTGCGCAATATCAAAGAGTACAATGTCAAGTTCAAGTCGAGAAAACTGAACCCGAATGACGGACATAAATTCTTGCCCTACATCGTGCTCATCATCGATGAGTTTGCCGATTTGATCATGACAGCGGGCAAAGAAGTTGAGACCCCTATCGCTAGATTGGCACAGTTGGCAAGGGCTACCGGTATTCATTTGATCATTGCGACACAGCGACCGTCCGTGAATGTCATAACAGGGATCATCAAGGCAAACTTCCCTGCCCGTATCGCTTTTAGGGTGACCTCAAAAATCGATTCAAGAACCATATTGGATTCCCATGGCGCCGATCAGTTGATCGGTCGGGGTGACATGTTGTTCACACAGGGCAATGATGTGACCCGGCTGCAATGCGCCTTTGTAGACACTCCCGAGGTGGCTAAGATCACAGAGTACATCGGCTCGCAACGTGCATACCCTGATGCGCATTTGCTTCCCGAATATATGGGCGAAGATTCTGGCACGGGTATTGATTATGATATCGCGGATCGTGATTCAATGTTCAGAGAGGCCGCAGAGGTCATTGTAACGGCCCAGCAGGGATCGGCATCGCTCATTCAACGAAAATTGAAATTGGGCTATAACCGTGCAGGACGCATCATTGACCAGCTAGAGGCAGCAGGCATAGTAGGTCCATTTGAGGGCAGTAAGGCCCGACAGGTATTGGTGCCCGACATTCACTCGTTGGATCAATTATTACAGAATGAAACAAAATAA
- a CDS encoding outer membrane lipoprotein carrier protein LolA — translation MKQYKTLTVLFFAMACTVFAQDSQKAKNLLDEVYNNVNGYDNIYVDFKYVLENDEANIKQETRGDVTLEGEKYVFNYLGSKQIFDGNKVYTIVPENEEVTIEDRTEDDNAVTPSKMLTFYKSGHNYAWDILQNVQGRKIQYVKLVPIDTNSEADYRLLGVDAETKHIYRLIEVGKNGTKTTITVNSFKTNQPLSKSLFTFDEAKYKSDGYYIIRN, via the coding sequence ATGAAGCAGTATAAAACGCTGACCGTGCTTTTTTTTGCAATGGCATGCACAGTTTTTGCCCAAGATTCTCAAAAGGCCAAAAACTTGTTGGATGAAGTGTACAACAATGTAAATGGCTATGACAACATTTACGTTGATTTCAAATACGTCTTGGAAAACGACGAGGCGAACATCAAACAAGAAACCCGTGGCGACGTTACCTTAGAAGGTGAGAAATACGTATTTAACTATTTAGGGTCAAAACAAATCTTCGATGGCAACAAGGTCTATACCATCGTACCTGAAAATGAAGAAGTGACCATTGAAGACCGAACTGAAGACGATAATGCGGTGACCCCTTCAAAAATGTTGACCTTTTATAAGAGTGGGCACAACTACGCGTGGGACATACTACAGAATGTGCAAGGCCGAAAAATACAATATGTCAAATTAGTGCCCATTGACACCAATAGCGAAGCGGATTATAGATTATTGGGTGTCGACGCCGAGACCAAACATATTTACAGGCTCATAGAGGTTGGCAAGAATGGAACCAAGACCACAATTACCGTTAATTCTTTCAAAACCAACCAACCCCTGTCAAAAAGCTTATTTACCTTTGATGAGGCCAAGTACAAAAGCGATGGCTATTATATCATAAGAAATTAA